The following proteins come from a genomic window of Sphaerisporangium rubeum:
- a CDS encoding helix-turn-helix domain-containing protein: protein MDLQELVEDVARVLGAPATLEDRAFQLLAYAAYSGDIEGQIDTVRRDSILRRRASDEVRAYFEGYGIAAATGPVRIPADRGLGVLARVCVPLRHGGVTYGYLWLLDSGDLDDERLAPAAPMVERAAAALAREARSRQDLGERLRDLLSADPEVRAASGLDLTPPVAAIAVRSAYGRVAPLWTLPRGVLADPGDPVTAVLAPAPQARAVAATVRAMYGTAAGIGAPRDDGNEVWRSWREATLALRAAQRVPAFAPVAEWTALGAYRLLVRLSPAELTELAAAGAPLDAELARTVEAYLGHGGRARETAQALGVHRQTLYYRLAKAGRVTGLDLASGEDRLTLHLALKAATLLG, encoded by the coding sequence GTGGATTTGCAGGAACTGGTCGAGGACGTCGCGCGGGTGCTCGGCGCGCCGGCCACGCTGGAGGACCGGGCCTTCCAGCTCCTCGCGTACGCGGCGTACAGCGGGGACATCGAGGGGCAGATCGACACGGTGCGGCGGGACTCGATCCTGCGGCGGCGCGCGTCGGACGAGGTGCGGGCCTACTTCGAGGGCTACGGCATCGCGGCCGCCACCGGGCCGGTGCGCATCCCGGCCGACCGGGGGCTCGGGGTGCTGGCCCGGGTCTGCGTGCCGCTGCGGCACGGTGGCGTGACGTACGGGTACCTGTGGCTGCTCGACTCCGGCGACCTGGACGACGAGCGGCTGGCGCCGGCGGCGCCGATGGTGGAGCGCGCGGCGGCGGCGCTGGCCAGGGAGGCGCGCAGCCGCCAGGACCTCGGTGAGCGGCTGCGTGACCTGCTGTCGGCCGATCCCGAGGTGCGGGCCGCCTCCGGTCTCGACCTCACGCCGCCGGTCGCGGCGATCGCGGTGCGCAGCGCGTACGGCCGGGTGGCGCCGCTGTGGACGCTGCCGCGCGGTGTGCTCGCCGACCCCGGTGACCCGGTCACCGCGGTGTTGGCCCCGGCCCCGCAGGCCCGCGCGGTCGCCGCGACCGTGCGCGCGATGTACGGCACGGCGGCGGGGATCGGCGCGCCGCGCGACGACGGGAACGAGGTGTGGCGCAGCTGGCGGGAGGCGACGCTGGCGTTGCGCGCCGCGCAGCGGGTGCCGGCGTTCGCGCCGGTCGCCGAGTGGACGGCACTCGGCGCGTACCGGCTGCTGGTTCGCCTGTCACCCGCCGAGCTGACCGAGCTCGCCGCCGCCGGCGCGCCGCTGGACGCCGAGCTGGCCCGCACCGTCGAGGCGTACCTCGGCCACGGTGGCCGGGCCAGGGAGACGGCGCAGGCGCTCGGCGTGCACCGGCAGACCCTGTACTACCGGCTCGCCAAGGCCGGCCGCGTCACGGGCCTCGACCTCGCGAGCGGTGAGGACCGGCTCACGCTGCACCTGGCGCTGAAGGCCGCCACCCTGCTCGGCTGA
- a CDS encoding proline dehydrogenase family protein codes for MLGQVLLAASRSPLARRAVSGFPVTRRVVDRFVAGEDAGDALTAVRRLTGAGLTVTLDHLGEETRDARAAAEAVKAYISMLDALRPLGLGTRAEVSVKLSAVGQMLDHAMALDHAGEICAAARDAGTTVTLDMEDHTTVDSTLSVLRSLRADFPATGVAVQACLRRSESDLRDLAREGSRVRLVKGAYAEPASVAFRRRHEVDLAYVRCLRVLMEGKGYPMVATHDDRLIGVAEMLADDNGRERGSFEFQMLYGIRTDKQAELARGGATVRVYVPYGDDWYGYFMRRLAERPANVAFFLRSLRSK; via the coding sequence ATGCTCGGTCAGGTACTTCTCGCGGCGTCGCGCAGCCCTCTGGCCCGCCGCGCGGTCTCCGGTTTCCCGGTGACCCGGCGGGTCGTGGACCGGTTCGTGGCCGGTGAGGACGCCGGGGACGCGCTCACGGCCGTCCGGCGGCTCACCGGGGCCGGTCTCACGGTCACCCTGGACCACCTCGGCGAGGAGACCAGGGACGCCAGAGCCGCCGCCGAGGCGGTCAAGGCGTACATCTCCATGCTGGACGCGCTGCGGCCGCTCGGGCTCGGCACGCGCGCCGAGGTGTCGGTGAAGCTGTCGGCGGTCGGCCAGATGCTCGACCACGCGATGGCGCTCGACCACGCCGGGGAGATCTGCGCCGCCGCGCGGGACGCCGGCACCACCGTGACACTGGACATGGAGGACCACACCACCGTCGACTCCACGTTGTCGGTGCTGCGGTCCCTGCGCGCGGACTTCCCCGCCACCGGGGTGGCCGTGCAGGCGTGCCTGCGGCGCAGTGAGAGCGACCTGCGCGACCTCGCGCGTGAGGGGTCACGGGTGCGCCTGGTCAAGGGGGCCTACGCCGAGCCGGCGAGTGTGGCGTTCCGCCGCAGGCACGAGGTGGACCTCGCGTACGTCCGGTGTCTGCGCGTCCTCATGGAGGGCAAGGGCTACCCGATGGTCGCCACGCACGACGACCGGCTGATCGGCGTCGCCGAGATGCTCGCCGACGACAACGGCAGGGAACGTGGCTCCTTCGAGTTCCAGATGCTGTACGGCATCAGGACCGACAAGCAGGCCGAGCTGGCCCGCGGCGGCGCCACCGTCCGCGTGTACGTGCCGTACGGCGACGACTGGTACGGCTACTTCATGCGCCGCCTCGCCGAGCGTCCCGCCAACGTCGCCTTCTTCCTGCGTTCCCTCCGCTCCAAGTGA
- the pruA gene encoding L-glutamate gamma-semialdehyde dehydrogenase: MDAVSNVPVPANEPVRGYPPGGADRAALESRVKELSGGGPAELTMTIGGERRMASGPLIDVVQPHNHGHVLGRTGDASAADVRSAVDAALAAAPAWRALPFDERAAIFLRAADLLAGPWRATLNAATILGQSKSAHQAEIDAACELIDFLRFNVAFARRILGEQPISSPGVWNRMEYRPLEGFVLAITPFNFTAIAANLPASAALMGNVVVWKPSPTQQFAAHHTMRLLEEAGLPPGVINMVTGNGAGVSEAAVTHPELAGIHFTGSTATFQHLWSTVGAGIATYRSYPRLVGETGGKDFVVAHSSADPAVLIPSLVRGAFEYQGQKCSAASRAYVPRSLWTRIKDDLVGAAESLSVGDVAADLSTFMGAVIDARSFARNKAAIDRARTTSSIEVLTGSYDDTTGYFVRPTVLTGTDPADEVFVKEYFGPVLAVHVYDDDRYDTVLDQMESVSPYALTGSVIARDRYAIEQATQRLRFAAGNFYVNDKPTGAVVGQQPFGGARASGTNDKAGSIYNLIRWTSPRSVKETLALKPITGPYRGDIPM; encoded by the coding sequence ATGGATGCCGTCAGCAACGTCCCGGTCCCGGCCAACGAGCCGGTACGCGGCTACCCTCCCGGTGGCGCCGACCGGGCCGCACTGGAGAGCCGCGTCAAGGAGCTGTCCGGCGGCGGGCCCGCCGAGCTGACGATGACCATCGGCGGGGAGCGGCGCATGGCGTCCGGCCCGCTGATCGACGTCGTGCAGCCGCACAACCACGGCCACGTGCTCGGCCGCACCGGCGACGCCTCCGCGGCGGACGTGCGGTCCGCGGTCGACGCGGCGCTGGCGGCGGCCCCGGCGTGGCGCGCGCTGCCGTTCGACGAGCGCGCGGCGATCTTCCTGCGGGCCGCGGACCTGCTGGCGGGGCCGTGGCGCGCGACGCTGAACGCCGCGACCATCCTCGGCCAGTCCAAGTCGGCGCACCAGGCCGAGATCGACGCGGCCTGCGAGCTGATCGACTTCCTGCGGTTCAACGTGGCCTTCGCGCGGCGGATCCTCGGTGAGCAGCCGATCTCGTCCCCCGGTGTGTGGAACCGCATGGAGTACCGGCCGCTCGAAGGTTTCGTGCTGGCGATCACACCGTTCAACTTCACCGCCATCGCCGCCAACCTGCCGGCGTCCGCCGCGCTGATGGGGAACGTCGTGGTGTGGAAGCCGTCGCCGACCCAGCAGTTCGCCGCGCACCACACCATGCGGCTGCTGGAGGAGGCCGGCCTGCCACCCGGCGTCATCAACATGGTGACCGGCAACGGCGCCGGGGTGTCGGAGGCCGCGGTGACCCACCCCGAGCTCGCCGGGATCCACTTCACCGGGTCCACGGCCACCTTCCAGCACCTGTGGAGCACGGTCGGCGCCGGCATCGCGACGTACCGGAGCTACCCGCGGCTGGTCGGCGAGACCGGCGGCAAGGACTTCGTGGTGGCCCACTCCTCCGCCGACCCGGCGGTGCTGATCCCCTCGCTGGTGCGCGGCGCGTTCGAGTACCAGGGCCAGAAGTGCTCGGCGGCGTCCCGCGCGTACGTCCCGAGGTCGCTGTGGACGCGGATCAAGGACGACCTGGTCGGCGCCGCCGAGTCGCTGAGCGTCGGCGACGTCGCCGCCGACCTGTCGACGTTCATGGGTGCCGTGATCGACGCGCGGTCCTTCGCCAGGAACAAGGCCGCCATCGACCGCGCCAGGACCACCTCCTCCATCGAGGTCCTCACCGGCTCCTACGACGACACCACCGGCTACTTCGTGCGGCCCACCGTGCTCACCGGCACCGACCCCGCCGACGAGGTCTTCGTCAAGGAGTACTTCGGCCCCGTCCTCGCCGTCCACGTGTACGACGACGACCGCTACGACACCGTTCTCGACCAGATGGAGAGCGTCTCCCCGTACGCGCTGACCGGCTCGGTCATCGCGCGCGACCGCTACGCCATCGAGCAGGCCACCCAGCGCCTCCGCTTCGCCGCCGGCAACTTCTACGTCAACGACAAGCCCACCGGCGCCGTCGTCGGCCAGCAGCCCTTCGGCGGCGCACGCGCCTCGGGAACCAACGACAAGGCCGGCTCCATCTACAACCTGATCCGCTGGACCAGCCCCCGCTCCGTCAAGGAGACCCTGGCCCTCAAGCCGATCACCGGGCCGTACCGCGGCGACATCCCCATGTGA
- a CDS encoding thiamine pyrophosphate-binding protein, with protein MIVARAVGAALAGLGVRTVFGVVGSGNFHVTNALTEHGARFVAARHEGGAATMADAYARLSGETGVLTVHQGPGLTNALTGVTEAAKSRTPLLILAAEADQPRSNFHIGQSALAEAVGAVAVRLESAGTAVADAVRAYRLATGERRTVLLNMPLAVQSQETTWRPGTAVPGGPPGAGPVDGPVDGPADGGTVVARGAVLDGGAAVDGVSAAPEPSAESARALAGSLAGARRPVFIAGRGARRARAEIEALADRAGALLATSAVARGLFNGSPWDLGVGGGFASPLAAELIRGADVVVSFGCALNMWTTRHGALIGPSTTVVQVDTDPAALGAHHRADLTVTGDAAATARAVTALLAESPGRRTPELAARIAGEIAWRDVPYTDTTGGGRIDPRTLSIALDDLLPAERVLAVDSGNFMGYPSMFLSVPDENGFCFTQAFQSVGLGLATAIGAALARPGRLPVAALGDGGALMGIAELETVVRLGLPMVIVIYDDEAYGAEVHHFGPHGHPLDHVRFPPADLAAIARGFGCDAVTVTSAADLTPVTTWLDGPRDRPLLIHGKVTADHPSWWLEEAFRGH; from the coding sequence ATGATCGTCGCGCGGGCCGTCGGCGCGGCGCTCGCGGGGCTCGGCGTCCGCACGGTGTTCGGCGTGGTCGGCAGTGGCAACTTCCACGTCACCAACGCGCTCACCGAGCACGGGGCCCGGTTCGTCGCCGCGCGGCACGAGGGTGGCGCCGCCACCATGGCCGACGCCTACGCCAGGCTCAGCGGCGAGACCGGTGTGCTCACCGTCCACCAGGGCCCCGGCCTGACCAACGCGCTCACCGGCGTCACCGAGGCCGCCAAGAGCCGCACCCCGCTGCTGATCCTCGCCGCCGAGGCCGACCAGCCGCGCTCCAACTTCCACATCGGCCAGAGCGCGCTCGCCGAGGCCGTCGGCGCGGTCGCCGTCCGGCTGGAGTCGGCCGGTACGGCGGTCGCCGACGCGGTCCGCGCCTACCGGCTGGCCACAGGGGAACGGCGCACCGTGCTGCTGAACATGCCTCTGGCCGTCCAGAGCCAGGAGACGACGTGGCGGCCAGGCACCGCCGTACCCGGAGGTCCGCCGGGGGCCGGCCCGGTGGACGGCCCGGTGGACGGCCCGGCGGACGGCGGCACGGTCGTGGCGCGCGGTGCGGTCCTGGACGGCGGTGCGGCTGTGGACGGCGTGTCCGCCGCTCCTGAGCCGTCCGCCGAGTCCGCGCGTGCCCTGGCCGGGTCGCTCGCCGGAGCGCGGCGACCGGTGTTCATCGCGGGACGCGGCGCGAGGCGGGCCAGAGCCGAGATCGAGGCGCTGGCCGACCGCGCCGGCGCGCTGCTCGCCACCTCGGCCGTCGCGCGCGGCCTGTTCAACGGGTCCCCCTGGGACCTCGGCGTCGGCGGCGGGTTCGCCTCACCGCTCGCCGCCGAGCTGATCCGCGGCGCCGACGTCGTGGTGTCCTTCGGCTGCGCGCTGAACATGTGGACCACCCGGCACGGCGCACTGATCGGCCCGTCCACCACCGTCGTCCAGGTCGACACCGACCCGGCGGCCCTCGGCGCGCACCACCGCGCCGACCTGACCGTCACCGGCGACGCCGCCGCGACGGCTCGCGCCGTCACCGCCTTGCTGGCCGAGAGCCCCGGCCGGCGCACCCCCGAGCTGGCCGCGCGCATCGCCGGTGAGATCGCCTGGCGGGATGTGCCGTACACCGACACCACCGGCGGCGGCCGCATCGACCCCCGCACCCTGTCCATCGCACTGGACGACCTGCTGCCGGCCGAGCGCGTGCTCGCCGTGGACTCCGGCAACTTCATGGGATACCCGTCGATGTTCCTGTCCGTCCCCGACGAGAACGGCTTCTGCTTCACCCAGGCCTTCCAGTCGGTCGGCCTCGGCCTCGCCACCGCGATCGGCGCGGCACTGGCCCGTCCCGGCCGCCTTCCCGTGGCGGCCCTCGGCGACGGCGGCGCGCTGATGGGGATCGCCGAGCTGGAGACGGTCGTCCGCCTCGGCCTCCCCATGGTCATCGTGATCTACGACGACGAGGCGTACGGCGCCGAGGTCCACCACTTCGGCCCGCACGGCCACCCGCTGGACCACGTGCGCTTCCCACCCGCCGACCTCGCCGCCATCGCGCGCGGCTTCGGCTGCGACGCCGTGACCGTGACCTCCGCCGCCGACCTCACCCCCGTGACGACCTGGCTGGACGGCCCCCGCGACCGTCCCCTCCTGATCCACGGCAAGGTCACCGCCGACCACCCCTCCTGGTGGCTGGAGGAGGCCTTCCGGGGCCACTAG
- a CDS encoding cyclase family protein: MAVLRELVEAIRSGTVEVVDLTAPLSEATPILMLPEPFGNTVPFRLTEISRYDDRGPAWYWNDITTGEHTGTHFDAPVHWVTGKDGEDVAQVPPARLIGPAVVLDFAAEAAADPDFLLQIGHVKEWESVNGPLPDGGWLLYRTGWDSRAQDQGEFLNANETGPHTPGISVECARWLAEETPIAGLGVETVGTDAGAAHSFDPAFPCHSFLLGAGKYGLTQLRNLDRLPVTGAVVVAPPLPIVGGSGSPVRVLALVER; encoded by the coding sequence ATGGCGGTGTTGCGCGAACTTGTCGAGGCCATCAGGAGCGGGACGGTCGAGGTGGTCGACCTCACCGCGCCGCTGAGCGAGGCGACGCCGATCCTGATGCTGCCTGAGCCGTTCGGCAACACCGTGCCGTTCCGGCTCACCGAGATCAGCCGGTACGACGACCGCGGGCCCGCGTGGTACTGGAACGACATCACCACCGGCGAGCACACCGGCACCCACTTCGACGCGCCGGTCCACTGGGTCACCGGCAAGGACGGCGAGGACGTCGCGCAGGTCCCGCCGGCGCGGCTCATCGGCCCCGCCGTGGTGCTCGACTTCGCCGCCGAGGCGGCGGCCGACCCCGATTTCCTGCTCCAGATCGGCCACGTCAAGGAGTGGGAGAGCGTCAACGGACCGCTGCCGGACGGCGGCTGGCTGCTGTACCGCACCGGCTGGGACAGCCGCGCGCAGGATCAGGGTGAGTTCCTCAACGCGAACGAGACGGGGCCGCACACCCCCGGCATCTCGGTGGAGTGCGCCAGGTGGCTCGCGGAGGAGACCCCGATCGCGGGGCTCGGCGTGGAGACCGTCGGCACCGACGCCGGGGCCGCGCACTCCTTCGACCCGGCGTTCCCCTGCCACTCGTTCCTGCTCGGCGCCGGCAAGTACGGACTGACCCAGTTGCGCAACCTCGACCGGCTGCCGGTCACCGGCGCGGTCGTGGTGGCGCCGCCGCTGCCGATCGTCGGCGGGTCCGGCAGCCCGGTCCGGGTGCTCGCGCTCGTCGAACGATGA
- a CDS encoding pyridoxamine 5'-phosphate oxidase family protein, whose amino-acid sequence MIGAPVPRAITKERVVLHDRDKEWLSLSPFCLIATAGADGTCDVSPKGDPPGFTLVLDDTTIVIPDRPGNRRVDSFLNILENPHIGLIYLIPGRTETLRVNGRARLVRDAPFFDQLTVKNHRPRLAVIVDIEQIFFHCAKAFLRSGLWNPETWDPDALPSHAEIVSSMPETTESLAELQRYYGPEYANKLYVQPERLPLSTD is encoded by the coding sequence ATGATCGGGGCCCCCGTCCCCCGCGCGATCACCAAGGAGCGCGTCGTCCTGCACGACCGCGACAAGGAATGGCTGTCCCTGTCCCCTTTCTGCCTCATCGCCACCGCCGGCGCCGACGGCACCTGCGACGTGTCCCCGAAGGGCGACCCACCCGGCTTCACCCTGGTCCTCGACGACACCACCATCGTCATCCCCGACCGTCCGGGCAACCGCCGCGTCGACAGTTTCCTCAACATCCTTGAGAACCCGCACATCGGCCTCATCTACCTCATCCCCGGCCGCACCGAGACCCTGCGCGTCAACGGCCGCGCGCGGCTGGTCCGCGACGCGCCGTTCTTCGACCAGCTGACCGTCAAGAACCACCGGCCCCGCCTCGCCGTGATCGTGGACATCGAGCAGATCTTCTTCCACTGCGCCAAGGCCTTCCTCCGCTCCGGCCTGTGGAACCCCGAGACCTGGGACCCCGACGCGCTCCCCTCTCACGCCGAGATCGTCAGCAGCATGCCCGAGACCACCGAGTCCCTGGCCGAACTCCAGCGCTACTACGGCCCCGAGTACGCCAACAAGCTCTACGTCCAGCCCGAACGCCTGCCCCTGTCCACCGACTGA
- a CDS encoding SRPBCC family protein, translating into MASQSRHISERIDRQAADVYGYTSDPAHLPAWAPGLGDSVEHEDGRWYVRTPAGRAGFAFAERNDFGVLDHDVTLPSGEVVHIPMRVIPDGDACEVVFTLRRLPGMSDDDLTRDAGLVQADLARLKHILEAGG; encoded by the coding sequence ATGGCTTCGCAGTCGCGGCACATCAGCGAGCGGATCGACCGGCAGGCGGCCGACGTGTACGGCTACACGTCGGACCCGGCCCACCTCCCCGCGTGGGCTCCGGGCCTCGGTGACTCGGTGGAGCACGAGGACGGCCGGTGGTACGTGCGCACCCCGGCGGGCCGGGCCGGCTTCGCCTTCGCCGAACGCAACGACTTCGGCGTGCTCGACCACGACGTCACGCTCCCGTCCGGCGAGGTCGTGCACATCCCCATGCGTGTCATCCCCGACGGCGACGCCTGCGAGGTGGTCTTCACCCTGCGCCGCCTCCCCGGCATGAGCGACGACGACCTCACCCGCGACGCCGGCCTCGTCCAGGCCGACCTCGCCAGGCTCAAGCACATCCTCGAAGCCGGCGGCTGA
- a CDS encoding Smr/MutS family protein → MKLKLDLHDIYNKGDQIDRALHGIIQEAIRVKATEVEIIPGKGSGQLKKKVLRFLDQKEIKALYHRIDKDAKNHGRLFVYFRWK, encoded by the coding sequence GTGAAGCTGAAGCTCGATCTCCACGACATCTATAACAAGGGCGACCAGATCGACCGAGCCCTCCACGGCATCATCCAGGAGGCCATCCGCGTCAAGGCCACCGAGGTCGAGATCATCCCCGGCAAGGGCTCCGGCCAGCTCAAGAAGAAGGTGCTCCGCTTCCTGGACCAGAAAGAGATCAAAGCCCTCTACCACCGCATCGACAAGGACGCCAAGAACCACGGCCGCCTGTTCGTGTACTTCCGCTGGAAGTGA
- a CDS encoding S8 family serine peptidase, whose protein sequence is MSLAVVGVMSPAVPASADPTPGPATASTSKWKATPLSVADVVQGAKSPSGKLAKSDTALFKATSTDPVNVVVKLDYDSLAGYKGGVDGLDATSPQATGKSLDLKSTAAKEYTKYIEGVENKFVGELGKKVPGARVGQKLRTVFGGIALRLPANKAVELLKLPGVAAVQEDKLQKPLTDSSGDFIGAPTIYSKLGGKAGSGKGVIFGSLDSGAWPEHPSYADPGNLPAVPPTKDGTPRACNFGDNPLTPASDVFVCNRKLIGGAAFIDTYNAVFGGEVYPDSARDSNGHGTHTSTTAAGGPVADANPLGISRGPIAGIAPAAMVSIYKVCGAEGCFPSDSAAAVARAILDGVRVINFSISGGSDPYSDPVELAFLDAYAAGVFVAASAGNAGPGAATTDHHSPWVTTVAASTQSRTFRSTVTLTGTGGATATVSGASVTAGVPSALPIVSAAAPPYNDALCLTPAPPGLFTGKIVACQRGPNRVLKGFSVRQGGAAGMILYNSTPLDVMTDNHWLPTVHIDQPDSTTLLNFLAANPGAKAQFAQGAKTTWQGDVITSFSSRGPAGDFLKPDVTAPGLHILAGHTPTPESPLEGPPGNLYQVIAGTSMSAPHVAGAAALLFALHPDWTPGQVKSALETTAKNTGVKKEDRVTPADPFDHGGGRIDLTKAGDPGLTLDETAAKYAASATDPLNRIDLNVPSVNAPVMPGIITAKRKVKNVTDKTLAYTATGKAPSGANITVLPPLFSVKPGKTADLTVVITAPDLPEGQYFGQVDLKQVGGSRDLHLPVAFFRKEGAVPIDQTCAPSTIAKNTGESTCTVSVQNTTLNNTKVTALSTLDSKLRLNSVTGATKVGTQIATVTADLAGRQPDKPAIAPGTGPAGYLPLDAFGITPVAVGDEQALNYNVPGYVYAGQTYTRIGITSNGYSVAGGTTSSADVDYVPQTLPDPTPPNNTLAPYWTDLNGTGAPGIYVATLTDGVDTWLVIEWRLYLWGTTSLKVFQQWIGVNGAEDITYSYDPGNLPGDPGAAYGLTVGAENNEGTAGAQISGPPVTDYRVTSIPGAPGGTLTYTMKVKGVSSGVGSITTATSTDQVKGITLEVDKITVQ, encoded by the coding sequence GTGAGCCTCGCGGTCGTCGGCGTCATGAGCCCGGCCGTACCGGCGAGCGCGGACCCCACCCCGGGGCCCGCGACCGCCTCGACCAGCAAGTGGAAGGCGACCCCGCTCAGCGTGGCCGACGTCGTCCAGGGGGCCAAGTCCCCGAGCGGCAAGCTGGCCAAGAGCGACACGGCGCTGTTCAAGGCCACCTCGACCGACCCGGTGAACGTCGTGGTCAAGCTCGACTACGACTCCCTCGCCGGGTACAAGGGCGGCGTGGACGGCCTGGACGCCACAAGTCCCCAGGCCACCGGTAAGAGCCTGGACCTCAAGAGCACGGCCGCCAAGGAGTACACCAAGTACATCGAAGGCGTCGAGAACAAGTTCGTCGGCGAACTCGGCAAGAAGGTCCCCGGCGCGCGGGTCGGCCAGAAGCTCCGCACGGTCTTCGGCGGCATCGCGCTGCGGCTGCCGGCCAACAAGGCCGTGGAGCTGCTGAAGCTCCCCGGGGTGGCCGCGGTCCAGGAGGACAAGCTCCAGAAGCCGCTGACCGACTCCAGCGGCGACTTCATCGGCGCGCCGACGATCTACAGCAAGCTCGGCGGCAAGGCCGGCTCCGGCAAGGGTGTGATCTTCGGCAGCCTGGACTCCGGTGCCTGGCCCGAGCACCCGTCGTACGCCGACCCCGGCAACCTGCCGGCCGTGCCTCCCACCAAGGACGGCACGCCACGTGCCTGCAACTTCGGTGACAACCCGCTGACCCCGGCCTCCGACGTCTTCGTCTGCAACCGCAAGCTCATCGGCGGCGCGGCGTTCATCGACACCTACAACGCCGTGTTCGGCGGTGAGGTGTACCCCGACAGCGCGCGTGACTCCAACGGTCACGGCACGCACACCTCGACCACCGCGGCCGGCGGCCCGGTGGCCGACGCCAATCCGCTCGGCATCAGCCGAGGCCCCATCGCCGGCATCGCACCCGCCGCCATGGTGTCGATCTACAAGGTCTGCGGCGCCGAGGGCTGCTTCCCGTCGGACTCCGCGGCGGCCGTCGCGCGGGCCATCCTCGACGGCGTCCGGGTGATCAACTTCTCGATCTCCGGTGGCAGCGACCCCTACAGCGACCCGGTGGAGCTGGCGTTCCTCGACGCCTACGCCGCCGGTGTGTTCGTCGCCGCCTCGGCCGGCAACGCCGGTCCCGGCGCGGCGACCACCGACCACCACAGCCCGTGGGTGACCACCGTCGCCGCCTCCACCCAGAGCCGGACGTTCCGCTCCACGGTCACGCTCACCGGCACCGGCGGCGCCACCGCCACCGTGTCCGGCGCCTCCGTCACCGCGGGTGTCCCGTCGGCGCTGCCGATCGTCTCGGCCGCGGCGCCGCCGTACAACGACGCGCTGTGCCTCACCCCGGCGCCGCCGGGACTGTTCACCGGCAAGATCGTCGCCTGTCAGCGTGGCCCGAACCGCGTGCTGAAGGGCTTCTCGGTCAGGCAGGGCGGCGCGGCCGGCATGATCCTGTACAACTCCACACCGCTCGACGTGATGACCGACAACCACTGGCTGCCGACGGTGCACATCGACCAGCCGGACAGCACCACCCTGCTGAACTTCCTCGCCGCCAACCCCGGCGCCAAGGCGCAGTTCGCGCAGGGGGCCAAGACGACGTGGCAGGGTGACGTCATCACGTCGTTCTCCTCGCGCGGCCCCGCCGGAGACTTCCTCAAGCCGGACGTCACCGCACCGGGCCTGCACATCCTGGCCGGTCACACGCCGACCCCCGAGTCCCCGCTCGAAGGCCCTCCGGGGAACCTCTACCAGGTGATCGCGGGTACCTCGATGTCCGCGCCGCACGTGGCAGGCGCCGCGGCCCTGCTGTTCGCCCTGCACCCGGACTGGACGCCGGGCCAGGTCAAGTCGGCGCTGGAGACGACCGCCAAGAACACCGGCGTCAAGAAGGAGGACCGGGTCACCCCGGCCGACCCCTTCGACCACGGCGGCGGCCGCATCGACCTGACCAAGGCCGGCGACCCCGGCCTGACGCTGGACGAGACCGCGGCCAAGTACGCGGCCTCGGCAACCGACCCGCTGAACCGCATCGACCTGAACGTGCCGTCGGTGAACGCGCCGGTCATGCCGGGCATCATCACCGCCAAGCGCAAGGTCAAGAACGTCACCGACAAGACGCTCGCCTACACCGCCACCGGCAAGGCGCCGAGCGGGGCCAACATCACGGTGCTGCCGCCGCTGTTCTCGGTGAAGCCCGGCAAGACGGCCGACCTCACCGTGGTGATCACCGCACCCGACCTCCCCGAGGGACAGTACTTCGGTCAGGTCGACCTCAAGCAGGTCGGCGGCAGCCGCGACCTGCACCTGCCGGTCGCGTTCTTCCGCAAGGAAGGCGCGGTGCCGATCGACCAGACCTGCGCGCCGTCCACCATCGCGAAGAACACCGGTGAGTCGACCTGCACCGTGAGCGTGCAGAACACCACGCTGAACAACACCAAGGTGACCGCGCTGTCCACCCTGGACAGCAAGCTGCGTCTCAACAGCGTCACCGGCGCCACCAAGGTCGGCACGCAGATCGCGACCGTCACCGCCGACCTCGCGGGCCGCCAGCCCGACAAGCCGGCGATCGCACCCGGTACCGGTCCGGCCGGCTACCTGCCGCTCGACGCGTTCGGCATCACGCCGGTGGCCGTCGGGGACGAGCAGGCGCTCAACTACAACGTCCCCGGCTACGTCTACGCGGGCCAGACGTACACCAGGATCGGCATCACCTCCAACGGCTACTCGGTCGCCGGAGGGACGACGAGCTCGGCCGACGTCGACTACGTCCCGCAGACCCTGCCGGACCCGACGCCGCCGAACAACACGCTCGCGCCGTACTGGACCGACCTGAACGGCACCGGCGCACCCGGCATCTACGTGGCGACGCTGACCGACGGCGTCGACACGTGGCTCGTCATCGAGTGGCGCCTGTACCTATGGGGCACCACCAGCCTGAAGGTGTTCCAGCAGTGGATCGGCGTCAACGGCGCCGAGGACATCACCTACAGCTACGACCCGGGCAACCTCCCCGGCGACCCCGGCGCGGCCTACGGCCTCACCGTCGGCGCCGAGAACAACGAAGGCACGGCCGGCGCGCAGATCAGCGGCCCGCCGGTCACCGACTACCGCGTCACCAGCATTCCCGGCGCACCCGGCGGCACCCTCACCTACACCATGAAGGTGAAGGGAGTCTCCTCCGGCGTCGGCTCCATCACCACCGCCACGTCCACCGACCAGGTGAAGGGCATCACCTTGGAAGTGGACAAGATCACCGTCCAGTGA